A genomic region of Tepidisphaeraceae bacterium contains the following coding sequences:
- a CDS encoding TIGR03790 family protein, with amino-acid sequence MRRLLFILVIAMLWPASAGALTADELLLIVNKNDPNGVKLATFYAEQRKVPDGRIVEVDLPTWNEIAFEQYQSNVVAPVRQQLRERGLEGKVKCLVTFYGMPLRVHPYTPTKDEQAELQLVTERLAEVGPQLNKVMQEIEALAVRIAPSAIPKDLPADPIRRAEVLLNLSAQVAERTTDRAERRESLETVLDVMEVFSADFGTMMRRRVTDVSPSTRPAGAKDSITLELELLEAQKKLVTHLDAPGDATARAAARETAARFGLPSELGVLRQQQQWLTPSKTASALDNELSLILARGYLRDGWAPNFLHHAAPAYNGPPLLMVSRIDGPSPERTREMIETSIAIEKTGLNGAVAIDAGFNKGNKPFDVYNDSLLNFAQLVQDKTKLSMVLDREGPLMPLHRAKNIALYCGWYSVRKYVPTSKFKPGAVAWHIASFELVTLHDPEETGWARGLLKDGAVATLGAVAEPYLHSFPLPNEFFPLLLTGKLTIAEVYWKTCPLASWMQALVADPLYNPYKVNPALKVADLPESMRKVVGE; translated from the coding sequence ATGCGACGCTTATTGTTCATCCTCGTCATCGCGATGCTGTGGCCCGCCAGCGCGGGCGCGCTGACGGCCGACGAGTTGCTGTTGATCGTGAACAAGAACGATCCGAACGGTGTCAAGCTGGCAACGTTCTACGCCGAGCAGCGCAAGGTGCCCGACGGGCGCATCGTCGAGGTCGACCTGCCGACGTGGAACGAGATCGCGTTCGAGCAGTACCAGTCGAACGTGGTCGCGCCCGTACGGCAGCAGTTGCGCGAGCGCGGGCTCGAGGGGAAGGTGAAGTGCCTCGTCACGTTCTACGGCATGCCCCTGCGCGTGCACCCGTACACGCCCACGAAGGACGAGCAGGCGGAACTGCAGTTGGTCACCGAGCGGCTTGCCGAGGTGGGGCCGCAGCTGAACAAGGTGATGCAGGAGATCGAGGCGCTGGCCGTGCGGATCGCGCCCAGCGCGATCCCGAAGGACCTCCCGGCCGACCCCATTCGCCGGGCCGAGGTGCTGCTGAACCTGTCGGCCCAGGTCGCCGAGCGAACGACCGATCGGGCCGAGCGTCGCGAATCGCTGGAAACGGTGCTGGACGTGATGGAGGTCTTCAGCGCCGACTTCGGCACGATGATGCGCCGCCGGGTGACCGACGTCTCGCCCTCCACCCGCCCGGCGGGCGCGAAGGACTCGATCACGCTTGAACTGGAACTGCTGGAAGCCCAGAAGAAGCTGGTGACGCACCTGGACGCGCCCGGCGACGCCACCGCCCGTGCAGCCGCCCGCGAGACGGCGGCGCGGTTCGGCCTGCCGAGCGAACTGGGCGTGCTGCGCCAGCAGCAGCAATGGCTGACGCCGTCCAAGACCGCGTCGGCGCTCGATAACGAGTTGTCGCTCATCCTCGCGCGCGGCTACCTGCGCGACGGCTGGGCTCCCAACTTCCTGCATCACGCGGCGCCGGCGTACAACGGGCCACCGCTGCTCATGGTCAGCCGGATCGACGGCCCGTCGCCGGAGCGCACGCGCGAGATGATTGAGACGTCCATCGCCATCGAGAAGACCGGCCTAAATGGGGCCGTCGCGATCGACGCGGGGTTCAACAAGGGCAACAAGCCGTTCGACGTCTACAACGATTCGCTGTTGAACTTCGCCCAGCTGGTGCAGGACAAGACGAAGCTATCGATGGTGCTGGACCGCGAGGGTCCCTTGATGCCGCTGCACCGCGCGAAGAACATCGCGCTCTACTGCGGCTGGTACAGCGTGCGCAAGTACGTGCCGACGTCGAAATTTAAGCCGGGCGCCGTCGCGTGGCACATCGCCAGTTTCGAACTGGTGACGCTGCACGACCCCGAAGAGACCGGCTGGGCCCGGGGGCTGCTGAAGGACGGCGCGGTGGCGACGCTGGGCGCGGTGGCCGAGCCGTATTTGCATTCGTTTCCATTGCCGAACGAGTTCTTCCCGTTGCTGCTGACGGGGAAGCTGACGATCGCCGAGGTGTATTGGAAGACGTGTCCGCTGGCTAGCTGGATGCAGGCATTGGTGGCTGATCCTCTGTACAACCCCTACAAAGTGAACCCGGCGCTGAAGGTGGCCGATTTGCCCGAATCGATGCGTAAGGTAGTTGGGGAGTAG
- a CDS encoding sugar phosphate isomerase/epimerase, which translates to MASTLAVQMYTLREFTKTPADIASTLARVKKMGYNAVQLSALGPIDPAELAKILKNEGLAVAATHTGMDRMRDQTQAVIDEHKMWGCELTAIGGFWPKDEWSAETWSTFIREYSDIARKFAGSGVSIGYHNHHHEFRKAGDKVALRRVLEESDPSVWMEIDTYWVTAGGGDPAKWIRDCKGRIPAIHLKDMGVNAENKAFMMEVGEGNLNWPAIIDACKAAGVKWHIVEQDTCYRDPFESLEISLRNLKALGLS; encoded by the coding sequence ATGGCCAGCACCTTAGCCGTTCAGATGTACACGTTGCGCGAGTTCACCAAGACCCCGGCCGACATTGCGTCGACGCTGGCGCGGGTGAAGAAGATGGGTTACAACGCCGTGCAGCTTTCGGCCTTGGGGCCGATCGACCCAGCAGAGCTGGCGAAGATCCTGAAGAACGAGGGGCTGGCGGTCGCCGCGACGCACACGGGTATGGATCGCATGCGCGATCAGACGCAGGCCGTGATCGACGAGCACAAGATGTGGGGCTGCGAACTGACGGCCATCGGTGGCTTCTGGCCCAAGGACGAATGGTCGGCCGAGACGTGGTCGACGTTCATCCGCGAGTACTCCGACATCGCCAGGAAGTTCGCCGGCAGCGGCGTATCGATCGGCTACCACAACCACCACCACGAGTTCCGCAAGGCCGGCGACAAGGTCGCGCTCCGCCGGGTGCTGGAGGAATCTGATCCCTCCGTCTGGATGGAGATCGACACCTACTGGGTCACCGCCGGCGGTGGCGACCCGGCCAAGTGGATCCGCGACTGCAAGGGCCGCATCCCCGCCATCCACCTGAAGGACATGGGCGTGAACGCCGAGAACAAGGCCTTCATGATGGAGGTCGGCGAGGGCAACCTGAACTGGCCCGCGATCATCGACGCCTGCAAGGCCGCCGGCGTGAAGTGGCACATCGTCGAGCAGGACACCTGTTACCGCGACCCGTTCGAAAGCCTGGAGATCAGCCTGCGCAACCTGAAGGCGCTGGGGCTGAGCTAA
- a CDS encoding M20/M25/M40 family metallo-hydrolase → MNIPLLKQLSETPGVPGREERVREVLRKEAKGLFDEITVDTMGSLICTKRGKTNGGGKGKAGGAGKAAPRVLFACHMDEIGFYVRHIDDKGFVRIANVGGFDTRNLLARRVRIQAKDGDLIGLMNPGGRPIHIAKDEDKKKVPEIGDFFIDLCLPADQVKAKVRIGDPVTLIQEFAEIGNCVTGKCLDNRVATFAILEAMRKVKRSKYDIVVAFTVQEEVGLRGAGPAAFAIEPDLAIAIDTTLCVDTPGVPDDERVSKQGEGVVIKIADGSAIADRPLVDDFVAVAQENKIPFQLGFLARGGTDTGAMQRTRNGVRAMSLCVPTRYIHTVTESIHKKDLQSAIDLVAAWLQA, encoded by the coding sequence ATGAACATCCCCCTGCTGAAGCAACTGTCTGAAACCCCCGGCGTGCCGGGCCGTGAAGAGCGCGTCCGTGAGGTGCTGCGGAAGGAAGCCAAGGGCCTGTTCGACGAAATCACCGTCGATACCATGGGCTCGCTCATCTGCACCAAACGCGGCAAGACCAACGGCGGTGGCAAGGGCAAGGCGGGTGGCGCGGGCAAGGCGGCGCCGCGCGTGCTGTTCGCGTGCCACATGGATGAGATCGGCTTCTACGTACGCCATATTGATGACAAGGGCTTCGTGCGCATCGCCAACGTTGGCGGGTTCGATACGCGCAACCTGCTGGCGCGGCGGGTGCGCATCCAGGCGAAGGATGGCGACCTGATCGGTCTCATGAATCCTGGTGGCCGGCCGATCCACATCGCCAAGGATGAGGACAAGAAGAAGGTCCCCGAGATCGGCGACTTCTTCATCGACCTCTGCCTGCCCGCCGACCAGGTGAAGGCAAAGGTGCGCATCGGCGACCCGGTCACACTGATCCAGGAGTTCGCCGAGATCGGCAATTGCGTCACCGGCAAGTGCCTCGACAACCGCGTCGCCACGTTTGCCATTCTGGAAGCGATGCGCAAGGTGAAGCGGTCGAAGTACGACATCGTGGTCGCGTTCACCGTTCAGGAAGAGGTCGGCCTGCGCGGCGCCGGCCCGGCGGCCTTCGCGATCGAGCCCGATTTGGCGATCGCGATCGATACCACGCTCTGCGTCGACACGCCCGGCGTGCCCGACGACGAACGCGTCAGCAAGCAAGGCGAGGGCGTGGTGATCAAGATCGCCGACGGTTCCGCGATCGCCGACCGGCCGCTGGTCGACGACTTTGTCGCCGTCGCGCAGGAGAACAAGATCCCCTTCCAACTTGGCTTCCTCGCCCGCGGTGGCACCGATACCGGCGCCATGCAACGCACGCGCAACGGCGTGCGCGCAATGAGCCTCTGCGTCCCCACCCGCTACATCCACACCGTGACCGAGTCGATCCACAAGAAGGACCTCCAGTCCGCGATCGACCTCGTGGCGGCGTGGTTGCAGGCGTAG